One Hemitrygon akajei unplaced genomic scaffold, sHemAka1.3 Scf000099, whole genome shotgun sequence genomic window, ATTAATGCAGTAGCTTTGAGCCAACTCTTGTGAACTTAAATACTGAGTTCTGAGTTGAGGCATCTAACAGTTTGTCCactgtctgttcccatggaagatgttcaacagaaacacaaggagactctgcgggcacaaactgaaacactgagagtgaacacgatcctgatgagggagaaggagaaggttttccagctggttgatcgatacgctgagctcacggtcatttctactgttcgagatcggagactggtggaacatgagctgctggcaagaggcagagaccatgaggagtggagagagaagcaaATCGGTGGAGAGCTAGAAAAAATCCGGACTGAACAattgttccagagcagcttttcccggagtaaatccaaatctgggagttcggcagcagtTGCTGGTGTCCCGGGGATcaggaaaacaacaatggtacaaaagattgtttatgactgggccacagggaaaatataccaacagttccagattctattcagtttcaaattccgagatCTAAACACCATTAATTGCTTAATAAACTTCTCGAACCTGGTGCTGTTTTTCTTTCCTTACCTGAGGAGTGTTCTGGAATCACTGTGGAAAAACCCAGAGGGGCTGCTATTTAttttcgatggtttggatgaattcaatgacaaaattgattTTTCTGACAGTCGGAGAAACACGTGCATAGATCCGGAATTCCggtgcaaggtgtctgacattgtgtacagtttaatccagggcaagctgctcccagggtgttcagtgctggtgaccacccgtccaactgcgttacatttattgcaaaaggcagagatcagtgtctgggctgaaatcctgggatttgttggtgaggaacggaaggaatatttcagcagacattttgaagatcagacagtggcggaagctgttttcaaacacgtgaaggagaacgagatcctgtactccatgagctacaacccctcctactgctggatcctcgctctggcactgggccccttcttcacacaaagagtcacggacccacagcgagttcccaagaccatcacccatcTCTATTCCTACTACGTTTACAACACCCTGAAAaatcacggccgtgagattgagaacccccgtgatgtgttactcagggttggtcagatggccttcagaggagtgtccgagaggaagattgtgtttacagatggagatttgatcaagtacaatctgcagccttcccagttcctgtccgggttcctgatggagcttttggagagagaggattctgtcCGGtatgtggtgtacacattcccgcacctcaccatccaagagtttgtagctgcagtcgcacaattcctgaatccacatcccagggatatcctgaaattcctcactgaagcccacaacacgacagatgggcgatttgaggtatttctccgttttgttgctgggtctttcctccccaatgacagctcggggcctggaggagtttctgggtccatttgcacatgaaacaacctgcctggttattgactgggtgaaggaggaggttaaacgccagagtggaaacacatggagtgaagctggtaaaaggagcctcctgaacacattgaactacctgtttgagtctcagaatcgtggactggctcaggccgcactgggatcaatgggaacactttcattcagtggaatgacactgaccccgattgactgcgtggtcctgtctcatgtcatcggactctgtgatacaatagaacacctcgacctggagagctgccacattcagtgtgaagaaatccagcggctgggacccaggctacacaagtgccaggagttgaggtaacgacttatctctcactctgaactgtgaaactgttccattgtgttgtttcattgtaaaGAAATTTGGGTAAAACTGCAGTACATCAGATTGTGAAGAACTCTGTCAAATGGCCAAGGGTTCGGTCAGTAAATCCCCAAGGATGGGATGGTTCTGTGGTTCCCTGTGAAGGGGTGTTGTcgtccccttcccccttcctcaggTGGGGTCTCTTCCACTATCTCCTATCGACACCTCCCATTTCACAAATtttcctcactgtgggactttctCCCATCCTTCATCCCTGCTCCTCCCGACCCTCTCACATCAGGAACACTTTTCTAGCcattggggaatgggacagaatatatggagcttacagggtcacaccgacaggcgaaattactgacattcggtgaataccctggagctcggcagtgagggacattgacagtgatgggaactccgatcagtgatttactgaagggtttaatgtttcctgaaatatccgagtgagagaaattcccccagacccacggtttgaatcactttgttcatcaatttgtctgtttgtgtttagacttggggggaatgaactgggagaatcaggagtgaaactggtgtctgcggctctgaggaacccggagtgtaaaatacaagaactgtggtaagtacgagactgtgggagattgtgtttacagtcactgggtgtctgacactgaacattaatgtgatcagtaattgtgttactaataaacactggggatttgtatcgtctcctgtctgtctgtgtccttcaccctcactcactctcatctccaggctgtgggatgtcggtctcacggattctggtgccgaggatctcgcttccgctctcagtacaaacccatcactgacggagctgatcCTGGGTTTtaacaaactgggagattcaggagtaaagctggtgtctgcggctctgaggaacccggagtgtaaaatacggaaactggagtaagtacaagactgtgggagattgtgtttataGTAACtgagtgtctgacactgaacattaatgtgatctgtaattgtgttactgataaacactggggattgtaccatctcctgtctctctgtgtcctttacCCTCACGCTCTCTCATCTCAAGGCTGAGGGacgtcggtctcacagattctggtgccgaggatctcgcctccgctctcagtacaaacccatcactggtGGTGCTGGACCTGGGTCACAAttcgctgacagaccgatctgtctccgctctccgccgcctcatactgacaaTCCCGAGTCTGAAGCTGATCAGGTGAGtgttgtgttaatgttcaatgtgataaaatatcggCGGATCCGTGGGTTTTCTGGTGACATTTGTCTGTGAgtattgttgaaacattaaccccagtcccctgttactgacactgttgtgtaatctgtttatttcatctttattctcccatctgtttcaggctggtggGAAATCACTTCAGTGAGACTggggagaaggaactgagatctctgcaggaacccagacccggactgagagtgatcGTGAACATCGGAAAGTGTGAACAACCCCTCCTGCAGGATGAGAACATTTTGCTCGATTCCCCGCCCTTATCTTTAATGGCCGCGCGCCAGGTTTAATTCCCAACTGTTCTAACGGAACCAGCTCCAGTCTCGCGCTCTGTGACATCGGAAGCGGTCCCGCAGTGACGCATTTCGCCTGTTGACCAGCGGTGCAATTTCCGCCGGATCTGCGTGTTCGAGACATGAACACTCCCCCACATGAGACCCGGCGCTACACAGATAGGAAGAGCCCTGGGGCTGAGGCGCAGTCTGAGACAACGGATTATCCCGGGacagaatccttttattcctttACTGCGGGCGGTGCATTCCgcagtctggccgatataatgatgttaaattgacaaatccctcggcagtggccctggatctgcagcgatcccggacacggccctgaagtgtgattttataatcatcggttccccgatgcagagtgacggtgagaaacgggactgattattcaaccggtcactggttgtcgccggtcagttaattgtgtgtgactgtgagtgagtcgggagcagtttacttattcccgcacgtcaacagctcacacattgtttgatttacatttgtcatgatgaaatcaataaaccgctgt contains:
- the LOC140723043 gene encoding NACHT, LRR and PYD domains-containing protein 12-like, yielding MPSGYIIREPVTHPHWDRVVTEPGAAVQEPVTQPHWDRVVTEPGAAVREQQELITPVLKMAQGRTRGGAPVTVTSGKDTGPSSVITELLASWDDFQLLQLTDFYRDRLEQAMEGGVHGVSLALTAENQFCGEEHRKISDLADKGERANSSKLLLSLVMEKCSRTRRVMWETFVKMRIGVPKFDKILKEIQEHVCVPIHRPVPEIPSELKDVQQKHKETLRAQTETLRVNTILMREKEKVFQLVDRYAELTVISTVRDRRLVEHELLARGRDHEEWREKQIGGELEKIRTEQLFQSSFSRSKSKSGSSAAVAGVPGIRKTTMVQKIVYDWATGKIYQQFQILFSFKFRDLNTINCLINFSNLVLFFFPYLRSVLESLWKNPEGLLFIFDGLDEFNDKIDFSDSRRNTCIDPEFRCKVSDIVYSLIQGKLLPGCSVLVTTRPTALHLLQKAEISVWAEILGFVGEERKEYFSRHFEDQTVAEAVFKHVKENEILYSMSYNPSYCWILALALGPFFTQRVTDPQRVPKTITHLYSYYVYNTLKNHGREIENPRDVLLRVGQMAFRGVSERKIVFTDGDLIKYNLQPSQFLSGFLMELLEREDSVRYVVYTFPHLTIQEFVAAVAQFLNPHPRDILKFLTEAHNTTDGRFEVFLRFVAGSFLPNDSSGPGGVSGSICT
- the LOC140723054 gene encoding NACHT, LRR and PYD domains-containing protein 12-like; its protein translation is MELLERDDSARSVVYTLPHLTIQEFVAAVAQFLNPHPGDILKFLTEAHNTTDGRFEVFLRFVAGLSSPMTARGLEEFLGPFPNETTCRVIDWVKEEVKRQSGNTRSEAGKRSLLNTLHYLFESQNRGLAQAALGSVETLSFSGMTLTLIDCVVLSHVIGLCDTIKHLDLGNCHIQCEGIQRLGPGLHKCQELRLGGNELGESGVKLVSAALRNPECKIQELWLWDVGLTDSGAEDLASALSTNPSLTELILGFNKLGDSGVKLVSAALRNPECKIRKLELRDVGLTDSGAEDLASALSTNPSLVVLDLGHNSLTDRSVSALRRLILTIPSLKLIRLVGNHFSETGEKELRSLQEPRPGLRVIVNIGKCEQPLLQDENILLDSPPLSLMAARQV